One region of Chryseobacterium muglaense genomic DNA includes:
- a CDS encoding NAD(P)/FAD-dependent oxidoreductase, with protein METREKVIIIGGGFAGLQLAKTLNNKNKKVIVLDRVNHHMFQPLFYQVACGRIEPSNISFPFRKIFQQSRNTQFRLTDVKSIDPANNKVITDEAEFTYDKLIIATGCKTNFFGNKDLESKAFGMKNTQEAISIRNHVLLTFEKLILEKSRSDDGNWNIVIVGSGPTGVELAGAFSEMKKEILPRDYPYMNFDQLQIILVSSTEKPLAVMSPEAQEKSEKYLKELGVNFLSGEVVTDYDGNKVYMKSGKEIPSNNVIWAAGVTGNVIDGFTAENLVRNRYIVDRFNKVKGYDNIYAVGDIAYMETPKYPQGHPQVANVAINQAKNLGKNFLKKSKNEWVEYEYKDQGSLATIGKHRAVVDLPFIKFQGFLAWYFWMFLHLMLILSVRNKLAIFFNWMWSYFNKDSSLRLIISPSQKNNTQQ; from the coding sequence ATGGAAACACGCGAAAAGGTTATCATCATTGGAGGAGGTTTTGCGGGATTGCAGCTTGCAAAAACGCTGAACAATAAAAATAAAAAGGTAATTGTTCTCGACAGAGTAAATCACCACATGTTTCAACCCCTTTTTTATCAGGTTGCATGCGGACGAATCGAGCCTTCCAATATCTCTTTTCCTTTCAGAAAAATCTTTCAGCAATCCAGAAATACACAGTTTCGTTTAACGGATGTAAAATCTATTGATCCGGCCAATAACAAGGTCATTACAGACGAAGCAGAATTTACTTACGACAAATTAATTATCGCCACAGGTTGTAAAACCAATTTCTTTGGAAATAAAGATCTCGAAAGTAAGGCTTTCGGAATGAAAAATACCCAGGAAGCCATCAGTATCAGAAATCATGTTCTATTGACTTTCGAAAAATTAATCCTTGAAAAAAGCCGAAGTGATGATGGAAACTGGAATATCGTTATCGTAGGAAGCGGCCCGACCGGAGTAGAATTAGCCGGAGCTTTTTCAGAGATGAAAAAAGAGATTCTTCCGCGAGATTATCCTTACATGAATTTTGATCAGCTTCAAATTATTCTGGTAAGCTCTACCGAAAAACCATTGGCAGTAATGAGCCCTGAAGCTCAGGAAAAATCTGAAAAATATTTAAAAGAATTAGGAGTAAACTTCCTCAGTGGTGAAGTCGTAACCGATTATGACGGAAATAAAGTCTATATGAAAAGTGGCAAAGAAATTCCGTCGAATAATGTAATTTGGGCTGCAGGTGTAACCGGAAATGTTATTGATGGTTTCACTGCTGAAAATTTAGTCAGAAACCGGTACATCGTCGATCGTTTCAATAAAGTAAAAGGCTACGACAACATTTATGCTGTTGGAGATATTGCCTATATGGAAACTCCAAAATATCCTCAAGGTCATCCTCAAGTTGCCAACGTTGCCATTAATCAGGCAAAAAATTTAGGTAAAAACTTTCTGAAGAAAAGCAAGAACGAATGGGTTGAATATGAGTATAAAGACCAGGGTTCATTAGCAACCATAGGAAAGCATAGAGCCGTTGTAGATTTACCATTTATAAAATTTCAAGGATTTTTAGCCTGGTATTTTTGGATGTTCTTACATTTAATGCTTATTTTGAGCGTCCGAAATAAACTGGCGATATTTTTTAATTGGATGTGGAGCTATTTTAACAAAGATTCTTCTCTACGTCTGATTATTTCGCCATCTCAAAAAAATAATACGCAGCAATGA
- a CDS encoding IS110 family RNA-guided transposase has translation MTKLSKKVIGVDVGSKFLTVSFNDSNHQDQVYNIENNQRSILSFLKKISSDDYCFVIEATGNYSSRVLHLSLGNGFESSLINCMSVKHFARMKNIIAKTDAEDAKLIRLYGELFRPENYIPKSIEIEHLDQEIKLLNDLEEEKRRYAVKLKSLRYNPYLNPNTEKHYERRLKQLEKEIKEVELRLPKLQDEKFKEVKDLIQSVSGIGEKTSLQLMTATSGFKNFDSAKSLVKYFGLAPRIYQSGKKCYSPGKCRTSKTHIRSLLYVCSWTAMKHNVHCKELYLRLLAKGKPKKLALIAVCNKLLRICFGVVKNKIAYQSDYKKNCKILT, from the coding sequence ATGACAAAATTATCAAAAAAAGTGATTGGTGTAGATGTTGGGTCAAAGTTTTTAACGGTGAGTTTTAATGATAGCAATCATCAGGATCAGGTTTATAATATAGAAAACAACCAGCGTTCGATTTTATCTTTTTTAAAGAAAATATCATCAGATGATTATTGTTTCGTTATCGAAGCTACCGGTAATTACAGCAGCAGAGTGCTTCACCTTTCTTTGGGCAACGGTTTTGAATCCAGCTTGATAAACTGTATGTCTGTAAAGCATTTTGCAAGGATGAAAAACATTATTGCAAAAACAGATGCTGAAGATGCTAAATTAATCAGGCTTTATGGCGAGCTGTTTCGTCCTGAGAATTATATCCCAAAGAGTATCGAGATTGAACACCTTGATCAGGAGATTAAACTTTTGAATGATTTAGAGGAAGAAAAACGCAGATATGCTGTAAAACTAAAGTCACTTCGTTATAATCCTTATCTTAATCCTAACACAGAAAAGCACTATGAAAGAAGGCTCAAACAGTTGGAAAAAGAAATTAAAGAGGTTGAGCTACGTCTTCCCAAACTTCAGGATGAGAAATTCAAGGAAGTAAAAGATTTAATACAAAGTGTATCAGGAATTGGCGAAAAGACTTCTTTACAACTAATGACAGCTACATCGGGATTTAAAAACTTTGATTCGGCAAAATCTCTTGTAAAATATTTTGGATTGGCACCGCGAATTTATCAGTCTGGAAAGAAATGTTATTCTCCCGGAAAGTGCAGAACCTCAAAAACCCATATCAGAAGTCTGCTGTATGTCTGCTCTTGGACGGCAATGAAACACAATGTGCACTGCAAAGAACTTTACTTAAGGTTGTTGGCAAAAGGTAAACCTAAGAAACTGGCATTGATAGCAGTTTGTAACAAACTTTTAAGAATTTGTTTTGGTGTGGTGAAAAATAAAATAGCTTATCAATCAGATTATAAGAAAAACTGTAAAATTTTAACATAA
- a CDS encoding metalloprotease, translated as MRTKILLLFLLGWVGMAFGQGCFLGNNPTSVENLTKFSGNQQFDNINNREYELLSSVFGIRPDFYYLHDFGMPNAYATPRIHNPNLTDGTIMLGFSLVQNECSNSPSGTCSAVPIILAHEFAHILDFKFGTGLRGKYQELFADYIAGSYLYHRANRFGNLNIQEVTSSFFSKGNYDFNNPNFHGTPQERYNCLSAGYVLAQQYSQQGIHLTREILMNSAIQYVGQF; from the coding sequence ATGAGAACAAAAATTTTATTGCTGTTTCTACTCGGATGGGTGGGGATGGCTTTCGGACAAGGGTGTTTTTTAGGAAATAACCCTACTTCTGTAGAAAATTTAACGAAATTTTCAGGAAATCAACAATTTGACAATATTAATAATCGGGAATACGAACTGTTATCTTCTGTTTTTGGCATAAGACCTGATTTTTATTATTTACATGATTTTGGAATGCCGAATGCTTATGCTACGCCAAGAATTCATAATCCTAATTTAACTGACGGAACAATTATGCTTGGTTTTAGTTTAGTACAGAATGAGTGCTCCAATTCACCATCAGGAACATGTAGTGCTGTTCCAATTATTTTAGCTCATGAATTTGCGCATATTTTAGATTTCAAATTCGGAACGGGACTTAGAGGGAAATACCAAGAATTATTTGCAGACTATATTGCGGGTTCTTACTTGTATCACAGAGCAAATAGATTTGGAAATTTAAATATTCAGGAAGTTACTTCTTCTTTTTTTTCTAAGGGAAACTATGATTTTAATAATCCTAATTTTCATGGCACTCCACAAGAACGGTATAATTGTTTAAGTGCAGGTTATGTTTTAGCACAGCAATATTCTCAACAAGGAATTCATCTGACAAGAGAGATTTTAATGAATTCTGCAATTCAATATGTAGGTCAATTTTAG
- the dusB gene encoding tRNA dihydrouridine synthase DusB: MIKIGNIELPEFPLLLAPMEDVSDPPYRRLCKLHGADLMYSEFISSEGLIRDAMKSRKKLDIFDYERPVGIQIFGGDEEAMAMSARIVETVNPDLVDINFGCPVKKVVCKGAGAGVLKDVDMMVRLTKAVVSSTSLPVTVKTRLGWDSNSINIDEVAERLQETGIKALTIHARTRGQMYKGEADWEHISRIKQNPNIEIPIFGNGDIDSPEKALEYKNKYACDGIMIGRAAIGYPWIFNEIKHFFKTGENLAAPTISDRLLAVRQHAEWSAEWKGEKLGLIEMRQHYSNYFRGIPHFKDFRRKFLEVYTLEEMDAVINETQEFYAEYQAQQV; this comes from the coding sequence ATGATAAAAATTGGCAATATAGAACTGCCGGAATTTCCGCTTTTGTTGGCTCCGATGGAAGATGTGAGTGACCCTCCATACAGACGTTTGTGTAAATTGCATGGAGCAGATTTGATGTATTCGGAGTTTATTTCTTCTGAAGGCTTAATTCGTGATGCGATGAAGAGCCGAAAAAAACTGGATATTTTCGATTATGAAAGGCCTGTAGGAATTCAGATTTTTGGTGGTGATGAAGAGGCAATGGCAATGTCTGCAAGAATTGTAGAGACTGTAAATCCTGATTTAGTAGATATCAATTTCGGTTGCCCTGTGAAAAAAGTTGTTTGCAAAGGTGCAGGTGCCGGTGTTTTGAAGGATGTTGATATGATGGTTCGTTTAACGAAAGCTGTTGTAAGTTCTACAAGTCTTCCTGTAACGGTGAAAACCCGTTTGGGATGGGACAGCAATTCAATCAATATTGATGAAGTTGCCGAACGTCTTCAGGAAACTGGAATCAAAGCTTTGACTATTCATGCAAGAACGCGTGGGCAAATGTATAAAGGTGAAGCTGATTGGGAACATATTTCAAGAATTAAACAAAATCCTAATATTGAGATTCCTATTTTCGGAAACGGAGATATAGATTCTCCAGAAAAAGCTTTAGAATATAAAAATAAATATGCGTGTGACGGAATTATGATTGGTCGTGCTGCAATCGGATATCCTTGGATTTTTAATGAAATAAAGCATTTCTTTAAAACTGGTGAAAACTTGGCTGCTCCAACTATTTCAGACAGATTATTGGCCGTTCGTCAACATGCTGAATGGAGTGCTGAATGGAAAGGTGAAAAGTTGGGGTTAATTGAAATGAGACAACATTACAGTAATTATTTCCGTGGAATTCCACATTTTAAAGATTTCAGAAGAAAATTCTTAGAAGTTTATACTTTGGAAGAAATGGATGCTGTGATTAATGAAACTCAAGAATTTTATGCTGAGTATCAAGCTCAGCAAGTATAA
- a CDS encoding Lrp/AsnC ligand binding domain-containing protein: MKNTDDGTSYQLDALDKEIIYMLMDNSKSSLAYISKQVGISTTAVHQRIKKLELAGVIENSISFLNPRKIGYKVVSYIGMFLDQPSHYPEVVKALKEVNEVVEAHYTTGNYTIFLKVLCKDNDHLMQILSKLQKLKGVTRTETFISLEQGIYRQLKV, translated from the coding sequence ATGAAAAATACAGACGACGGTACAAGCTATCAATTGGATGCGCTAGACAAAGAAATTATTTATATGCTGATGGACAATTCTAAAAGTTCTTTAGCCTATATATCTAAACAAGTAGGGATATCTACCACCGCTGTGCATCAGAGAATCAAAAAACTCGAATTGGCAGGGGTTATAGAAAATTCTATATCATTTTTAAACCCTAGAAAAATAGGATATAAAGTAGTATCATACATCGGTATGTTTCTTGATCAACCCAGTCATTATCCTGAAGTTGTAAAAGCTTTAAAAGAAGTAAATGAAGTGGTAGAAGCACATTACACCACAGGAAATTATACTATTTTTCTAAAAGTTTTATGTAAAGACAATGACCATTTAATGCAGATATTAAGCAAACTTCAGAAGCTGAAAGGAGTGACAAGAACCGAAACTTTCATATCTTTGGAACAAGGTATTTACAGACAACTGAAAGTATAA
- the deoC gene encoding deoxyribose-phosphate aldolase: protein MMNIAQYLDSTYLKTPEQSGISEEETLQIVKNLAQEAIDYHILAVMIRPDYVAEIKNLLTENNSNVVVGTVIGFHEGTYSVDEKLAEATQAINDGADELDFVINYEAYLNGNVELVKDEFLRCTQLCIQHQKIAKWIIEIAALTDEQIADITKNISTWAEENFDEKDLENIFVKSSTGFFQTENGKPNGATFEGIKIMLDNAGKLPVKAAGGVRTPEDAEKMIKLGVKRIGTSSAVALIKNNSSSEGY, encoded by the coding sequence ATGATGAACATTGCTCAATATTTAGATTCAACCTATTTAAAAACTCCTGAACAATCAGGAATTTCTGAAGAAGAAACGCTGCAGATTGTAAAAAATTTAGCTCAGGAAGCAATAGATTATCACATTTTAGCGGTAATGATTCGTCCTGATTATGTGGCAGAAATTAAAAATCTCTTAACTGAAAACAATTCTAATGTGGTTGTAGGAACCGTAATCGGTTTTCATGAAGGAACCTATTCTGTTGATGAAAAATTAGCTGAGGCAACCCAAGCAATTAATGACGGAGCAGACGAATTAGATTTTGTAATTAATTACGAAGCTTACCTTAATGGAAATGTAGAACTTGTAAAAGATGAGTTTTTAAGATGTACTCAACTATGTATTCAACATCAAAAAATTGCTAAATGGATTATTGAGATTGCCGCTCTAACGGATGAGCAAATTGCAGATATTACTAAAAACATTTCAACTTGGGCTGAAGAAAATTTTGATGAAAAAGATCTAGAAAACATTTTCGTTAAATCTTCAACAGGCTTTTTTCAAACAGAAAACGGAAAACCAAACGGAGCAACCTTCGAAGGAATCAAAATAATGCTCGATAATGCAGGGAAACTTCCCGTAAAAGCTGCAGGTGGAGTAAGAACTCCTGAAGATGCAGAAAAGATGATTAAACTAGGCGTAAAAAGGATTGGAACTTCTTCCGCAGTAGCACTCATAAAAAATAATTCTTCTTCAGAAGGATATTAA
- a CDS encoding endonuclease/exonuclease/phosphatase family protein, with amino-acid sequence MELFAFYNVENLFLPDPPQIHKLDPTKSGLRNWDDRKYRTKLSKIAHVFRLMKEENGILPALIGLCEISGKKVLEDLIQLDPFSSQYGIVHYNSLDERKVDVALLYDKSKVEIIDSEAITFFFEIVDNKPDNYDTTRDVLFAKLKFKEEVMNVFVAHLPSKREKDINQPKRNFIMDEIRGRILNIINNDQEHVILCGDFNQNPDDENLIKILYDNTQKKVLHNPFQKLFSNKKYSTFHYKSGLLFDQIMLSESFFKADAALSFQEAKIFNPESMSTQNKGFEGRPFRTYAGTRYLGGFSDHFPVLVTFKSKTY; translated from the coding sequence ATGGAGCTCTTTGCTTTTTACAATGTTGAAAATTTATTTTTGCCCGATCCGCCGCAGATTCATAAACTCGACCCCACAAAATCAGGCTTACGAAACTGGGACGATAGAAAATACAGAACTAAGCTTTCAAAAATTGCACATGTTTTTCGTTTAATGAAAGAAGAAAACGGAATTTTACCTGCCCTTATCGGTTTATGTGAAATTTCCGGAAAAAAAGTATTAGAAGATCTGATACAGCTTGATCCCTTCAGCTCACAATACGGAATTGTACACTACAATTCTCTCGATGAGCGAAAAGTGGATGTTGCTCTGCTCTATGACAAATCTAAAGTAGAAATTATAGATTCTGAAGCAATCACTTTCTTTTTTGAAATTGTAGACAACAAACCTGATAATTATGACACAACAAGGGATGTACTCTTTGCCAAACTAAAATTTAAAGAGGAAGTAATGAATGTTTTTGTTGCTCACCTTCCTTCGAAGAGAGAAAAAGACATTAATCAGCCCAAAAGAAACTTTATAATGGATGAAATTCGTGGCAGGATTTTAAATATTATTAATAATGACCAAGAACATGTCATTTTATGTGGAGATTTTAATCAAAACCCGGATGATGAAAATTTAATAAAAATTCTTTACGATAATACACAGAAAAAAGTCTTACATAATCCTTTTCAAAAGCTGTTTTCAAATAAAAAATATTCTACTTTTCATTACAAATCCGGATTATTGTTTGACCAGATTATGCTGTCTGAATCTTTTTTTAAAGCTGATGCTGCATTATCTTTTCAGGAAGCAAAAATTTTTAATCCTGAAAGTATGAGTACCCAAAATAAAGGTTTTGAAGGCAGACCCTTCAGAACTTATGCAGGAACAAGATATCTGGGTGGGTTTAGTGACCATTTCCCGGTACTAGTAACTTTTAAAAGTAAAACATATTGA
- a CDS encoding glycoside hydrolase family 25 protein: protein MSPKKYTKKTAKSIHQTRRKNYFFRRKIVLLILVIALIGTGLYLKQSISYYYALYFNKFSHKKLKNSESETLRIQKIISNNLDKTYGFDISHYQNKEDIKWDSLSIGNKTIPLEFVVMRATMGNRNADKNFDEFWSSAKEHNLIRGAYHFYRADEDPVIQANNFLNNVKLESGDLPPVLDIEKIPKSKSKEKLIEDLKIWCKIVEETYGEKPIIYTYYHYYKDFLRGEFDGYPIWLANYNDVPEPSPEDHWDFWQFTENGIVYGINSKIDLNIYNGGVWSLKSLTLD, encoded by the coding sequence ATGAGCCCTAAAAAGTACACCAAAAAAACTGCCAAAAGCATCCATCAAACAAGACGAAAGAATTATTTTTTCCGTCGGAAAATTGTATTGCTTATTCTGGTGATTGCACTTATCGGAACGGGTTTATATCTAAAGCAATCAATCAGTTACTATTACGCTTTATATTTTAACAAATTCTCTCATAAGAAGCTAAAAAATAGCGAATCTGAAACTCTAAGAATTCAGAAAATTATATCAAATAATTTGGATAAAACTTATGGTTTCGACATTTCCCATTACCAAAATAAAGAAGATATAAAATGGGATAGTCTGAGCATCGGAAATAAAACAATTCCGCTTGAATTTGTGGTGATGAGAGCAACAATGGGAAACCGAAATGCCGATAAAAATTTTGATGAATTCTGGTCTTCTGCAAAAGAGCATAACCTAATCCGTGGAGCATATCATTTTTACCGAGCTGATGAAGATCCAGTAATCCAGGCAAATAATTTTTTGAATAATGTAAAACTTGAAAGTGGTGATTTGCCTCCGGTCTTAGATATTGAAAAGATTCCAAAAAGTAAGTCGAAAGAAAAGCTGATTGAAGATTTAAAAATTTGGTGCAAAATTGTAGAAGAAACGTATGGTGAAAAACCTATTATTTACACGTATTATCACTATTACAAAGATTTCCTGAGAGGCGAATTTGATGGCTACCCAATTTGGCTTGCCAATTACAACGATGTTCCCGAGCCTTCACCTGAAGACCATTGGGACTTCTGGCAGTTTACAGAAAACGGAATTGTGTACGGAATCAATTCTAAAATAGATCTGAATATCTATAACGGTGGAGTTTGGTCGTTGAAGAGCTTAACCTTAGATTAA
- the trmD gene encoding tRNA (guanosine(37)-N1)-methyltransferase TrmD — translation MRIDIISVLPELMESPFQTSILKRAVDKGIVEVHFHQLRDWSINKHRQIDDEPYGGGAGMVMMIEPIDKCISELKSQREYDEIIYLTPDGETLNQKIANTLSIKNNLIFLCGHYKGIDQRVRDLHITKEISIGDFVLTGGELAACVLADSIIRLVPGVLNDEQSALTDSFQDDLLSPPIYTRPESYKGLDVPKILLSGNFAKIEEWRHDQAIKITTEKRPDLLE, via the coding sequence ATGAGAATTGACATTATAAGCGTGCTTCCAGAATTAATGGAAAGCCCGTTTCAAACTTCTATTTTGAAAAGAGCAGTTGATAAAGGTATTGTAGAAGTACATTTTCATCAGTTGAGAGACTGGTCTATCAACAAACATCGCCAGATTGACGACGAGCCTTATGGTGGCGGCGCAGGAATGGTGATGATGATTGAACCTATAGATAAATGCATTTCTGAGCTTAAATCTCAGCGAGAATATGATGAAATCATTTATTTAACACCCGATGGAGAAACTTTAAACCAAAAAATTGCCAATACTTTATCGATTAAAAACAATCTAATCTTTTTGTGTGGTCACTACAAAGGAATTGACCAGCGCGTAAGAGATTTGCATATTACCAAAGAAATATCAATCGGAGATTTTGTTTTAACTGGTGGTGAATTGGCGGCTTGTGTTTTGGCAGATTCTATCATCCGTCTGGTACCCGGAGTTTTAAATGACGAGCAAAGTGCTTTAACAGACAGTTTTCAAGATGATTTGCTTTCTCCTCCTATTTACACAAGACCAGAATCTTATAAAGGTTTGGATGTTCCAAAAATACTTTTAAGTGGGAATTTTGCCAAAATAGAAGAATGGAGACACGATCAAGCCATAAAAATAACTACCGAAAAACGTCCTGATCTTTTAGAATAA